GATATGTGGTAGGCGCTGATGGACCGGGTTCCGGCGTCGGCTTGAAGGCGGGTATCAGGGCTGAGTTGAAAGAAGGCTTTGTTCATTACTGCTCCCAGGTATACCTTTTTGATGAAAGCATTGAAGCAGATACCATTGTCTTCTACTATTCTGAAAAACTTACTCCTGGTGGCTATGGGTGGATATTTCCTAAAAGGAAGGGATTTGCCAATGTGGGCGTGGGTGTTGATACTTCATGGTCTTCTGCCGAAATGGGCTTAACCCTTTTCCTTGAAAATTATTTCCCTAAGGGGAAAATTCTGGGAAGTTTAAAGGGTGTTGTTCCGTGGGGAGGACTTGAAGAAGAGGTTTATAAGGATGGAGTTTTTTTAGTGGGCGATGCGGGAAGGCTTGCGGATCCTATGTCGGGTGGTGGAATCGCTAACGCTTACATCTCCGGAAAAATTGCTGCAGAATCAATAATTGAAGGTAATCCAGAGTCTTATTCTGATAGGTTGAAAAAGGTTCTGGGTAGGGATTATCAGATTTCAACTCTGGTAAAAAAGGTTTTTTACTCTTTGAAACGAGAAGAACTTGTTGAGGTTTTCAAAGATTTGAGCAGGAATTTAGATGGGCAGTATCTGGAAGACATAAATGCGGTATCTGCTTTAAAATTGGTTCTAAGTGTTTCCCCAAGACTGTTTGGCGTTTTGCTTTCCTATGGGGGTAGTAAAATAAATGAGTTTATACGAAAGATTGTTTCATAATGGCGAAAAGAAGAAGGTCTTGGTCCTCTTAGACCCAGATAAGCTCAATGATGAGAAAGTTTTTAAAATACTTTCTCTTTATGAGAATCAAGAGAAGGTTTTAGGCTTTCTTGTAGGAAGTAGCCTCCTTGTCAGGTCCGATATGGAAGACTTCATTAGCAGGCTAAAGAGTAATACCTCTAAGCCCGTTATTATCTTCCCGGGGTCCCATTGCCAGGTGGTTAAAGGTGCAGACGCCATTTTGTTTCTCTCTCTTTTGAGCGGAAGGAATCCACAGTATTTGATTGATGAACAGGTGAAAATGGCCCCTCTTGTAAAGAGGTATGGACTTGAGGCAATTCCGACTGCCTATCTTCTTTTCGATTCCGGTAAAACCACAACGGTGGAATTTGTATCCGGTACCCGTCCTTTACCGCGAGATAAGGTGGATTTAGCAGTAGCCCATGCACTGGCCGCAGAATATCTTGGATTTAAACTGTTGTACCTTGAGGCGGGTTCTGGCGCACTAAATCCTGTACCAGGTGAGGTCATAAGAAATATTAAAGATAGCGTTAACATTCCCCTAATTGTGGGGGGAGGTTTGAATACGGAGGAGAAAATTTTGAGAGCCTTTGAAAACGGCGCTGATTTTGTAGTTATAGGGAATAAACTGGAAGAAGATCCAGAGTTTTTGAGGAGGTTATATGGTTAAACTGACGTATCAAGACCTACTTCACGATGAAGAAGTCGTTACTTACGTAAAAAAGGCTGATGCCCAATTGGAGGCAATGGGTTATACAGAGCATGGACTTAGGCATGTAACTTGGGTTGCGAAAAGAACAGGTCAAATTCTTGAAATGCTCGGTTATGGTGAAAATTTGAAAAAGCTTGGAGAGATTGCAGGCCTTCTACACGATGTAGGCAATCTCGTTAACAGGGAGCATCATGCGCAGGTTGGTGCCATTATTGCAGGTGACCTTCTCAGGCGCAGGGGATTTCCGGTGGATCAGGTTGCGGACGTGATGATGGCTATTGGAAATCATCATGAAGAGGATGGCTTTCCCTCTTCGATCCTTTCTGCTGCCCTGATACTGGCTGACAAAGCGGATGTACATAGAAGCAGAGTGAGAAAAATAGGAAATATATGGGAAAATTTGAAGGTAGATATCCACGATAGGGTGAATTTTGCTGCAACGAGTTCTAAAATATTGGTTGACCCTGAGAAGAGGTCAATAACCTATGAAATTGAAATTGATACCAACATTGCACCTGTTGTAGAATTTTTCCAGATTTTTATGTCAAGGGTAATGGTTGCCCATCGAGCAGCTAAAACCCTCGATGCGGTTTTTCATCTGTATATCAATAATACCCCGATGATTTAGGAGGGAGGAAATGTTCGACGTTAAAGAGTTGGAAAAGAAGAAATTGAGCGAGCTTTATGAGATAGCAAAGGAGCTGTCCATTGAAAATTACGAGGAGCTCAGGAAGAAAGATCTCATTGAGAAAATTCTTGAGCACCAGGCAGCACAAAATGGCATAAAGTATTGTGAAGGCGTTCTCGAGATTATTGAACAGGAGAAGGAAGGAGAAAAGGGTAGGAAGTCGATATTTGGATTCCTTCGAAAAAAAGAGAAAAATTACGCGCCAAGTGATGATGATATTTACGTATCCTATGCTACCATCAAATCTTATGGGTTGAGAGAGGGTGATCACGTTGTCGGATATGCCAAAAAACTTAAGGAAGGCGATAAGAGCATGGCCCTGACTCAGATTGAGAGGGTTAACGGAAAATTACCAGAAGAATTAAGGTCGAGGCCCCAATTTGAAGAGCTGGTTCCCTTCTACCCAACCAGAAAATTCAATTTGGAGATACCAAACGAAAACGATATTTCCATGAGGATTGTTGATCTTTTTGTTCCCATTGGTATGGGACAAAGGGGACTCATTGTTTCCCCTCCGAGGGCTGGTAAAACGGTTCTTTTACAGAAAATAGCCAATTCAATTTTGAAGAATCACAGAGATGAGGTAAAACTTATTGTGCTTTTGATTGACGAGAGGCCTGAAGAAGTGACCGACTTTAAGAGAAATGTGGACGCGGATGAGATTATAAGCTCTACCTTTGACATGCCGGCGGAGAGGCACACTAAAGTTGCAGAAATCGTCCTTGAAAGGGCAAAAAGACTTGTAGAGTTAGGAGAAAATGTTGTAATACTTCTTGATTCCTTAACCAGATTAGCACGAGCCTACAATGTGGTGACACCGCATTCGGGTAGGACCTTGTCGGGTGGTATAGATTCAACTGCTCTTGTTAAACCCAAGAAGTTTTTCGGGGCTGCAAGAAATATTGAAGGTGGAGGGTCTCTTACAATTATTGCTACTGCGTTAATTGAAACGGGTTCGAAGATGGATGAAGTGATCTTTGAGGAGTTTAAGGGAACGGGAAACATGGAGCTGGTTCTCGATAGAAGGCTTGCGGATAGAAGAATTTTCCCTGCAATAGATCTTAATAAGTCTGGTACAAGAAGGGAAGAGCTACTCCTTGACCGGGAGGTTTTGAGACGCATATGGGCGATCCGTAAGGTACTTTCTGAGCTGGATCCAATTGATGCTATGCTTCGACTTCAGAGCAAGATGCAAATATTTACGAATAATGCTGAGTTTATCGAGCACGTTTACGATGAGTTTGTTGAGGTCTAATTGATGTCTCGACGGAGACTTTCTCAGGTTTTCCTTACCGATACAAATATTCTCAAGAAAATTGTAGAGGATGCGGGCGTTAAGGAGGGTGAGTGGGTCCTGGAAGTAGGTCCAGGAAAGGGATATCTTACTTCAGAACTTTTGAAAGCGGGAGCAAAGATCATTGCGATTGAGGTTGACGAGGAACTTTTTAGATTTTTGCAAAAGGATTTTATTCTCTTTGTGGATGATAGGCTGTTCCTCTTTAACGCAGACTTTTTAAAGGTTGATTTGAAGGAAATTTTGAGCAAGTTTGGAATTTCCGAGCTTAAGGTAATATCTAACATTCCATATCACATTACAACTCCCATACTGGAAAAGTTGATTTATAATAGACAATATTTCCCAGAGATTTACTTGACTGTACAACGGGAAGTAGCAGAAAGGATTACTGCATCACCCGGGAACAAGGTCTACGGTTCGCTTACCGTGTTCGTTAACCTTTACTATACTCCCCATATAGAATTCAATATTTCGAGGTATTGCTTTCATCCCGTTCCCCTTGTAAACTCAGCTTTCCTTAAACTGCTTAGGAAAGAAGAGGTTAAGGATATGAGAGACCTTGAAAGGTTTGTTCGCAGACTCTTTGAAGGGAGAAGGAAGAAATTGAGGACCCTTTTGAGGGCTATGGGGTATTACGCTCCTTCCTTGGAAGCAATTTTCCCAAGTTACCTCGATAAGAGACCCGAGGAGTTGACTATCTCAGATTTTGAAAATATTTTCCGGGAATGTGTGCCCGTCAAGGATAAGGTTCAATAAGTACAGGGATTCTAAGGCGCTTTTTAGTTTTATCTCTGTTCTTGTGCCACCAAAAATCCGCTGAAATACATAAGTTTCTCTGTTTGTTGTTATTCCAAGGTATACGAGCCCTACTGGTTTTTGAGGAGTTCCCCCTGTAGGGCCTGCAATGCCTGTTATGGAAATACCAAAGTCGGTTTTAAAGAGATCCCTGGCATTAATTGCCATATAGAAAGCACATTCCTTTGAAACCGCTCCATGTTTTCTGATAATGGCTTCGGGAACTTTAAGTATATTTATTTTAGCTTCATTTGAATAGGTTACAACGGCACCCACAAAGTAATCAGAACTTCCTGGTACATTGGTTATGAGATTGCCCAAAAGTCCGCCGGTACAAGATTCCGCCGTTGCCACTGTGGATTTTCGATTTCTAAGTTTATCTCCGATAATTTCTTCGATGTTCTTTAGGTCTGTGGTGTATACGTTTTTACTGAGTTTGTTGATTACAGATTTTGAAATTGTATCTATAAATTCTGCACTATTTGAGCTCAGGAAGATGTCAACGCCTCTGATATGCGGGTATAAACCCGATTCTACGGATTTGAGCTCCCCTTCACATTTTTCCAGAATTTCATTTTCTTTTAGTCCATAGGTCCTTATATATTTCCAATAAAGCTCTTTTTTAACGAATTTTTCTAAGAACTCGCTTAAGATCTCTTTGGCCTCGCTTGGTGGGCCAGGCAGGAGTAAAATAGTCGTGTTTTGAACGGTGAGTTTCAGCCCTGGTGCAATCCCACGGGGGTTATCAAGGATTTCTGAGTCACTTGGGATTATTGCGTATTTTTTAAGGCTTTCTGTCTCAGGTATGTTGTATTTTTTAAACTTTTCTTTCAGTGAGTGGTAAAGGCTTTCGGAGAAGGTTAAACCTATGTTAAGAGCTTTGGCAATGGCCTCTTTTGTGACATCATCGTGGGTTGGGCCTAAACCGCCTGTAACTATTAAAAGATCAATCTCACCTATATAGTTTTCAATTTCACGAACAATGATGTCTTTATCGTCGGGTAAAACGGTATTTTTTTTTACCGTTATCCCTTTAATAAAAAGAATCTTTGATAGTTCTTGCAAATTTAAGTTTGCCACAACGCCCCTTAAAAGTTCACTACCTATATTTATAATTACAGCTTTCATGGTAAGAATTTTACTACCGTTTGCCTGTTCATTCACCCCTTGTGAACCATTTCTCAGATATTTTAAGGCCCCCTTTACAATTCATACCAATTAACTATATTTAATATAACATCAATTTCGCTCTAAAAGGAGGTGGATATATGAAGCTCAGACCGCTGGCAGATAGAGTTGTTATAAAAAGGATAGAGGAGGAAGAGGTCAAGAAAGGAGGAATCATTATTCCCGATACAGCAAAAGAAAAACCCCAGAAAGGGGAGGTTATTGCTGTTGGTCCAGGAAGACTTGACGAAAAAGGAAACCGAATTCCTCTTGAGGTAAAGGTTGGAGATAAAGTCCTCTTCTCAAAGTATGCAGGTACAGAAGTCAAAGTGGGTGACGAAGAATACTTGGTAATGAGAGAGGACGATATTCTTTGCATAATAGAGGGTTAAAAAGGAGGTAGGAAATGGCAGCAAAAGAAATTATCTTTGATGAAGAGGGTAGAAGGGCGTTATTAAGGGGTGTCGAAAAGTTATCAAAGGCTGTGAAAGCCACCCTTGGCCCTGCTGGAAGAAATGTTATTCTTGAAAAGAAATTCGGTTCTCCAACAATTACCAAAGACGGTGTCACCGTTGCTAAGGAAATTGAATTGCCAGATCCCTTTGAGAATCTTGGCGCGCAGCTGGTCAGAGAAGTGGCTTCCAAGACTTCAGATGTTGCAGGTGATGGTACAACCACAGCAACGATTCTTGCTGAAGCTATTTTCAGAAGCGGACTGAAGTATATTGCTTCTGGAGCCAACGCTATTGAGATTAAGAGAGGTATTGATATTGCGGTTGATAAGGTTGTTGAAGAACTTAAGAAGATGTCAAGAGAGGTTCAGGGAAGAAAAGAGATATCCGAAGTTGCCTCGATTTCTGCTAATAACGACAAGGAAATCGGAGAAAAGATTGCTGAGGCGATGGATAAGGTTGGTAAAGATGGTGTTATAACTGTTGAAGAGGCTAAGGGTATTGAAACATACGTTGAAATAGTGGAAGGGATGCAATTTGATAGGGGTTATATTTCCCCTTACTTTGTTACCAATCCCGAGAAGATGGAATGTGTCCTTGAGGATCCTTACATTCTAATTTACGATAAGAAGATCTCCTCCATCAGAGACATCCTTCCCGTTTTAGAAAAGGTTGCTCAGCAAGGTAAACCAATCCTTGTAATTGCTGAGGATGTAGAGGGTGAAGCCCTTGCCACCCTTGTTGTGAACAAAATTAGAGGTGTTCTCCAAGCCTGTGCGGTTAAGGCACCGGGCTATGGCGACAGAAGAAAGGCTATGCTTGAGGATATTGCTATACTGACTGGTGGAAAGGTGATTTCCGAAGAGGCTGGTATGAAACTTGAATCCGCTCAGCTCAGTGACCTCGGCAGAGCCAAGAGGGTTGTTGTAGATAAAGATAACACAACCATTGTTGAGGGTTATGGTTCTAAAGAGAATATTAAGGCCAGGATTGCACAGATAAAGGCTCAGATTGAAGAGACCAAGTCCGATTACGATAGAGAGAAATTGCAGGAAAGACTTGCAAAACTTGCTGGTGGCGTTGCAGTGATTTATGTGGGTGCTGCTACTGAGACTGAGATGAAGGAGAAGAAGGCTAGAATTGAAGACGCCCTTCATGCAACTAAGGCTGCTGTTGAAGAAGGTATCGTACCTGGTGGCGGCGTTGCTTACATAAGGGCAAAGAAGGCACTTGAAAACCTTAAGCTGGAAGGTGATAAGCAGTTTGGTGTTGAAATTATAAAGCAGGCCCTTGTTGAACCGCTGAAACAGATTGCAGAGAACGCGGGCTACAACGGTGCAATTATTGCTGAGAAGGTTGAACAGTTGCCGGAAACACACGGCTTTGATGCCCTTACTGGTGAATTTAAGGATATGATTGAGGCTGGTATTATTGACCCTACAAAGGTTGAAAGAATTGCTATCCAAAATGCTGCTTCTATTGCTGGTCTCCTTCTTACCACTGAGGCCCTCGTCACAGAAATTAAAGAGAAGAAGAAAGAAAACGTGCCACCCGCTGGCGGATATGACGAGTTCTAAATAAGTTTTTGGGCGGGGCTTCGCCCCGCCCAAAAACTTTTCTTTTTATAGGAGGGTTTATGCCAATCTTTGAATTTAAATGCAAAAATTGCGGTTGGGTATTTGAAGAACTTTATAACAATGGGGATCCACTTCCTACAAAGTGTCCTAAGTGTGGTGGAGAGCTTGTTAGGGTTTATAGTGGAAGTGTGGGTTTGAGCTTTAAGGGTTCAGGTTTCTATGTGAATGATTACGGTAAATCTTGCTCAACTTGTAATGCTTCAACGGAAGAAAGTTCTGATAAGAAGTAAGAAGTGATATGAAGGAGCACTGGGTGAAGAAGTTGAAAAAGGAGTTAGAAGAGTTAAATAACCGTATAACTGAGTTAGAAAAAGAAAGGGATAATTTTAAGGATTTGTTTTTAAGGAAAGCAGCAGAATTTGAAAACTACAAGAAATTGATGAAAGAGGAGTGGCAAAAAAATATTGACTTCGCAAACGAGCGAATTATCCGAAATCTATTGTCTGTGCTTGACCACTTCCGCCTTGCCCTTAAAACTCCAACCAGTGATGAGGTTTTTAAAAAAGGCGTAGAAATGATATACAACGAACTTTTGCAGGTTTTACGTATGGAAGGTCTCGAGCTGGTGAGCGGAAGTGGTGGAGATTTTGATGAGAAAATACACGAGGTTATTGAGCTTGTAGAAACAAATGAGCTTCCTCCTGGAAAGATAGTGGAGGAAGTCCAACCAGGCTATATTTTACGGGGCAAGTTGATTCGCCCTGCAAGGGTTAAGGTTTCTAAAGAAAAAAAGCAGGAAAATAACTGAATTTTTGGGAGGGGATGCCTATGGCAATGAAAGAAAAAATAATCGGAATCGACCTTGGAACTACCAATTCTGCGGTTGCAGTGGTTATTGGTGGTGATCCAGTGGTTATTACCAACAAAGAAGGTGAAAGGATAACACCTTCTATCGTAGCTTTTAAGGGTCAAGAGGTCCTTGTCGGGTCAATCGCCAAGAGACAGGCAATTCTTAACTCCGAAAATACGGTCTTTTCAGTAAAGAGATTCATGGGTAAGAGGTATGACGAGGCTGAGGTTGATATCAGGAGAGTTCCATATAAGGTGGTTAGAGGGAAAAATGATAGGGTTGAAATCTACATACCTGCCATTGGGAGGAATGTGACCCCTGAAGAGATCTCTTCCAAGATTCTTGCCTATATGAAAGAAATCGCTGAAATTTATCTAAATGAACCTGTTAAAAAGGCTGTAATTACCGTCCCTGCACACTTTAACGACGCCCAAAGGCAGGCTACGAAAGATGCCGGAATTATAGCAGGCCTTGAGGTTGTAAGGGTTTTCCCTGAACCCACAGCAGCTGCTCTTGCTTATGGATTGGATAAGACGGACAGGACCATAAGGGTTGCTGTTTACGACCTCGGAGGAGGTACCTTTGATATTTCGATCCTTGAGCTGGATCAGGGAGTTTTTGAGGTTAAGGCGACTTCCGGTGATACGCACCTTGGGGGTGACGACATTGATCAGCGAATTATAGACTGGCTAATTGAGGAATTCAGAAAGGAAACGGGTATTGACCTCAGGAGTGATAGGAATGCTCTGCAAAGACTTAAAGATGCGGCTGAAAAAGCCAAGAAAGAATTGTCCACTCTTATGGAAACTCAAATTTCTCTACCTTTCATAACTTCCGACGCCTCCGGTCCAAAGCATCTGGAAAGGGTTCTTACGAGGTCTCGTCTTGAGGCTATGTCTATGGATTTGATTGAAAGAACCATCGAAATTTGCAAACATGCTTTAGAAGATGCGAAACTCAGGCCGCAGGATATTGATGAAGTTATTTTAGTTGGCGGTCAGACCAGGATGCCTCTGGTACAACAGAAAGTCAGAGAGTTCTTTGGAAAAGAACCCCATAAAGGCATAAATCCAGATGAAGTGGTTGCAGTGGGTGCTGCAATTCAGGGCGCCATCATAGCAGGCGAATACCAAGATAAAGACATCGTGCTTCTTGACGTTGTGCCACTTTCTCTTGGAGTGGAAACCCTTGGTGGTATTTTTGATGTGGTAATTCCTCGTAATACAACAATACCTACAAGAAAATCTAAGATCTATACCACTGCAGAAGATAACCAGACTTCCGTCCTTATTAAAGTGTATCAGGGTGAGAGGCCGATTGCATCGGAGAACAGATTGCTTGGTCAGTTTGAGCTGATGGGAATTCCACCTGCTCCGAGAGGTACGCCTCAGATTGAAGTCACCTTTGATATAGATGCGGATGGAATTTTGCACGTTTCTGCTGTTGATAAAGCCACTAATAAAGAAAGCTCTATCAAGATACATGCACGGACCGGGTTGACTCAAGAAGAGATTGAAAAAATGGTACAGGAAGCTGAAAGATACAAAGAAGAGGACCGCAAGAGAAAAGAGCTTATTGAGCTTAGAAATCAGGCTGATGCTTACGTTTATGCGGTGGAGAAAGGGTTAAGAGACATGCACGAGAAGATAACTGAAGATCAGAAGAAGAGAGTTGAAGAGGCACTAAACAGGCTAAAGGAATCTTTGAAGGGTGATGATTTCAACAAGATCAGGCAGGATTTTGAGGAGCTTCAGAGGGTGTGGTCACAGGTGGCTCAAGAAGTTTACGCAAAATATGGAAACAGCGCACAAACGGGTACGACCGAGGGGAAGAAGGATAAACCCGACGACACAGATTATGAAGTGGTGAAATAATGGCTAAAAAAGACTATTATGAAATTTTGGGGGTTCCTCGGGATGCGTCCCCCGAAGAGATAAAAAAGGCCTACAGGAAACTGGCGATAAAGTATCATCCTGATAGAAATCCTGAAAATAGAAAAGAAGCAGAGGAAAAATTTAAAGAGATAAGCGAAGCATATGAGGTGCTCATTGACCCCGAAAAACGAAGACTCTATGACATGTACGGGCATGAAGGGGTTAAGACGAGATTCCAGCAGGGTGATTTTACCTGGAGAGACTTTACGCACTTTGATGACCTGAGAGACATATTCAAAGACCTTGGATTTGGATTTGATTTCTTTGATGAGTTTTTCGGAGATTTTTTTGGTTTTAACACTCGTAGAGGAACGCGAAGACAGCGTGTCAAGGTAAGAGGGGAGGATATTCAGATTACCCTTCCAGTGACCCTGGAGGAAATATATCGTGGTGATGTAAAAAAGATTAGGCTTAAAAGGCTGGAGATATGTGATTCCTGCCACGGGACGGGAAGTTTAGATGGGAAGGTGGAGACCTGTAGTGTCTGCAAAGGTTCGGGTGTAGTAAGAGAGGTGTCTTCGACTTTTTTCGGACAATTTATTAGGGAAACAGTATGCCCTCAATGTAAGGGTGAAGGCAAGGTAATAGTTAATCCTTGTCCCAAGTGCAATGGTTCAGGAAGGGTGCGTGAAGATAAGGAGATTGAGTTTAGGATACCGAAAGGCATCAGAGACCGCGAGTACTTTATACTCACCGGTGAAGGCCATGCGGGACCAAGAGGCGGTGAAAGGGGGAATTTGATTGTAACCATCTCAGAAAAGCCACATGAGATTTTTGTAAGAGATAAAGAGGACCTCCATGTTGGAATCAATGTTACCTATTCCGAGCTGGTTCTGGGTAAGGAGCTCGAATTTACCCATCTTGATGGGAGAAAATTAAAAATTAAAATTTTGCCAGGAACGGCACCGGGTGAAACTATTCGACTTAAAGGATATGGTATGGAGAGAAATGGGTATAGAGGTGACTTATTTTTTCACATTAAATTAGTAGTTCCTACAAAACCTTCAAAGGAATATCGAGAGTTGGTTCAGCAAATGCAAAAAGAGGAAGAGGAGGTGATGGAAAGAGTTCCAAGATTCGCAAAACCCTCATGAATTCCGCTTTCTATCAGGAAAAGGTTGAAAATACCCTGCTGGTTAAAGATAAAGAGGAATTTCACCATCTTGTAAAGGTAAGGCGAGTTAGAAAAGGCGAAATTATCAGGCTTATTGACGGGAAGGGTAATGAGTTTATTGCGCGAGTTGATGAGATAAATTTACGTGGCCGAGTTTTAAAAGCAACAATACTTGAGCATCATTTGAAAAAACACGAATTACCTTTTAAAATTACACTTGCCTTTTCTCCATTAGCGGACGGGAAGGCGAACGATTATTTAATAGAAAAATGTACTGAGCTTGGTGTAAATGGATTTGTACCTGTATTATTTGAAAGAAGCGTTAAAAAGCGTTTCAGGTTAGAGAGGTGGTCGAGAATAGCGAGAGAAGCTGTAAAGCAAAGCAATCGTTCCACAGTACCAACTATTGTTGAACCGATAAGTTTTCCTGAACTTTTGAAAATAGAGGGATTCCAGCATAAGTTTTTTGGGTATTTGGAGGGTAATCCCCTCGATTGTGAAACTTCTATATTGGGTGACACTTTAATTGTAATTGGGCCCGAGGGTGATTTGACGAGCAAAGAGGTTGAGGCCCTCTTGAAAGCAGGGTTCACTGGTTTCAGGTTTGGTGAAACTGTCTTAAAGGCTGAGACCGCAGCGGTGGCTTTAGCCACTTTAATTATTTTTAGAATGGGGGGCACTATAAAAATTAAAAGGAGGTGATTTCTGTGTCTGGCGTTAGACTGCGTGATGGCGAAAGTTTTGAAAGCCTTCTAAAAAGATTCAGAAAGGTTGTGGCTGCTGATGGCATTCTTCAAGATGTCAAAAAATATCAGTATTATGAAAAACCTTCTGAGAAAAAGAAGAAAGAACTTCTGGCAGCAAGAAGGCGAATGCTTCGTAAAATGAGGAGAAATGAGGAGTAAAACCCTCGAAAGATTAGAGTTTGAAAAGCTCAAGGAGATATTGAAATCCTATATCTTATCTCCTTGTGGGATAGAGCAGATAGAGAGCCTTATGCCGGGAAAGAACAAAGAAGAGGTAAAGGATATTTTTGAAAAGACGCAGATGATTGAAAAGGCTATTCATAAAGGCATGAGGCTCGACTTCTCAAAATTTTCTGATATAAAAAAGGCCTTAGGAAGAGCCAGCACAGGTGCCCCCCTTTCTTTTAAAGAGATAAGAGATATAGGTGATTTCATAGAAGGTTACACAAGATTATATGAGTCACTCTCAGATTCATGCGATTTTCTTCTTAGTCCGGAGGTTTTGAAGTCCTTAAAAAAACAGATATTTTCAATGGTGAGCGAAGATGGGGAACTCAGGATAGACGCTACTCCCGAGCTTTATAGGATAAAACAAAAGGTTATCTCACTGAGAAGTGAGATATACGAGGTAATGACTAAAATTTTGAGAAAACTGGAAGCCGATGGTATTGTGCGTGAGGCTGTAATAACTATCAGGAATGGTAGGTTTGTAATTC
This genomic window from bacterium contains:
- the rho gene encoding transcription termination factor Rho, with protein sequence MFDVKELEKKKLSELYEIAKELSIENYEELRKKDLIEKILEHQAAQNGIKYCEGVLEIIEQEKEGEKGRKSIFGFLRKKEKNYAPSDDDIYVSYATIKSYGLREGDHVVGYAKKLKEGDKSMALTQIERVNGKLPEELRSRPQFEELVPFYPTRKFNLEIPNENDISMRIVDLFVPIGMGQRGLIVSPPRAGKTVLLQKIANSILKNHRDEVKLIVLLIDERPEEVTDFKRNVDADEIISSTFDMPAERHTKVAEIVLERAKRLVELGENVVILLDSLTRLARAYNVVTPHSGRTLSGGIDSTALVKPKKFFGAARNIEGGGSLTIIATALIETGSKMDEVIFEEFKGTGNMELVLDRRLADRRIFPAIDLNKSGTRREELLLDREVLRRIWAIRKVLSELDPIDAMLRLQSKMQIFTNNAEFIEHVYDEFVEV
- the rsmA gene encoding 16S rRNA (adenine(1518)-N(6)/adenine(1519)-N(6))-dimethyltransferase RsmA, translating into MSRRRLSQVFLTDTNILKKIVEDAGVKEGEWVLEVGPGKGYLTSELLKAGAKIIAIEVDEELFRFLQKDFILFVDDRLFLFNADFLKVDLKEILSKFGISELKVISNIPYHITTPILEKLIYNRQYFPEIYLTVQREVAERITASPGNKVYGSLTVFVNLYYTPHIEFNISRYCFHPVPLVNSAFLKLLRKEEVKDMRDLERFVRRLFEGRRKKLRTLLRAMGYYAPSLEAIFPSYLDKRPEELTISDFENIFRECVPVKDKVQ
- a CDS encoding NAD(P)/FAD-dependent oxidoreductase; this encodes MVSTQQIYDVIVIGGGPAGSSTAYHFAGSGRKILIVEKDREVGRNILCAEGVSKGFHDLVKPERGIASEIKKIRIIVENEVDFTVLSKDSFGFVLERKIFDRLLFERAVEKGAVPLINSRFFDLRRDGDYYKVFVNRGGQTQEFLSRYVVGADGPGSGVGLKAGIRAELKEGFVHYCSQVYLFDESIEADTIVFYYSEKLTPGGYGWIFPKRKGFANVGVGVDTSWSSAEMGLTLFLENYFPKGKILGSLKGVVPWGGLEEEVYKDGVFLVGDAGRLADPMSGGGIANAYISGKIAAESIIEGNPESYSDRLKKVLGRDYQISTLVKKVFYSLKREELVEVFKDLSRNLDGQYLEDINAVSALKLVLSVSPRLFGVLLSYGGSKINEFIRKIVS
- the groES gene encoding co-chaperone GroES → MKLRPLADRVVIKRIEEEEVKKGGIIIPDTAKEKPQKGEVIAVGPGRLDEKGNRIPLEVKVGDKVLFSKYAGTEVKVGDEEYLVMREDDILCIIEG
- a CDS encoding CinA family nicotinamide mononucleotide deamidase-related protein, which gives rise to MKAVIINIGSELLRGVVANLNLQELSKILFIKGITVKKNTVLPDDKDIIVREIENYIGEIDLLIVTGGLGPTHDDVTKEAIAKALNIGLTFSESLYHSLKEKFKKYNIPETESLKKYAIIPSDSEILDNPRGIAPGLKLTVQNTTILLLPGPPSEAKEILSEFLEKFVKKELYWKYIRTYGLKENEILEKCEGELKSVESGLYPHIRGVDIFLSSNSAEFIDTISKSVINKLSKNVYTTDLKNIEEIIGDKLRNRKSTVATAESCTGGLLGNLITNVPGSSDYFVGAVVTYSNEAKINILKVPEAIIRKHGAVSKECAFYMAINARDLFKTDFGISITGIAGPTGGTPQKPVGLVYLGITTNRETYVFQRIFGGTRTEIKLKSALESLYLLNLILDGHTFPENIFKI
- a CDS encoding HD domain-containing protein, with protein sequence MVKLTYQDLLHDEEVVTYVKKADAQLEAMGYTEHGLRHVTWVAKRTGQILEMLGYGENLKKLGEIAGLLHDVGNLVNREHHAQVGAIIAGDLLRRRGFPVDQVADVMMAIGNHHEEDGFPSSILSAALILADKADVHRSRVRKIGNIWENLKVDIHDRVNFAATSSKILVDPEKRSITYEIEIDTNIAPVVEFFQIFMSRVMVAHRAAKTLDAVFHLYINNTPMI
- a CDS encoding geranylgeranylglyceryl/heptaprenylglyceryl phosphate synthase, encoding MSLYERLFHNGEKKKVLVLLDPDKLNDEKVFKILSLYENQEKVLGFLVGSSLLVRSDMEDFISRLKSNTSKPVIIFPGSHCQVVKGADAILFLSLLSGRNPQYLIDEQVKMAPLVKRYGLEAIPTAYLLFDSGKTTTVEFVSGTRPLPRDKVDLAVAHALAAEYLGFKLLYLEAGSGALNPVPGEVIRNIKDSVNIPLIVGGGLNTEEKILRAFENGADFVVIGNKLEEDPEFLRRLYG